The following coding sequences lie in one Notolabrus celidotus isolate fNotCel1 chromosome 20, fNotCel1.pri, whole genome shotgun sequence genomic window:
- the igfals gene encoding insulin-like growth factor-binding protein complex acid labile subunit translates to MHTVVLLVLWVLGTSLVLPDPDTAGDKVAEEPIPCSKGCTCFHDDYSLELNMYCSARNFTQVPADMPETTHSIWLDGNLFTTLPALSFRDLSNLDFLNLQSGQLVTIDPQALKGLRSLAHIHLERNRLRTLPATVFQNTPNLASLSLHNNQLTRIEERLFAGLSNMWLLNLGWNSIAVLPETVFQDLQGLRELILAGNRLAYLQPQLFQNLIELKELDLTGNYLRVIKANVFVKLTKLQKLYLAQNQIVTVVPRAFGGMKALRWLDLTNNRLTSLHDETFFSLHSLHVLRLSNNSITGIRPRTFRDLPYLEELRLSYNKIRALGERIFEGLGHLEVLELEHNQVQEAQVGSFTGLPHVAVINLAGSCFHSLPDQVFKGLSKLHSLHLDRGCLTRITTHAFTGLSGLRRLFLQHNNISVVERQSFVDLVGLLGLDLSFNKLEVLTSHTFSGLKNLEYLLLSNNECRQFLQNGTTQLLPRMRYLDLRANALTSVVPDFPESMEKLLLSGNRWKCDCGALPLRNYSLRNPLVIPRQVETHAEGEEPDTTITIYNNITCTSPPRLAGQDLRDIDNEQFQGC, encoded by the coding sequence ATGCATACTGTCGTGTTATTGGTGTTGTGGGTGCTGGGAACATCGTTGGTGTTGCCAGACCCCGACACAGCTGGGGACAAAGTGGCCGAGGAGCCTATACCGTGTTCAAAGGGATGCACCTGTTTCCATGATGACTACAGCTTGGAACTCAATATGTACTGCAGTGCTCGGAACTTCACGCAAGTCCCAGCCGACATGCCCGAGACCACTCACTCAATCTGGCTGGATGGAAACTTGTTCACCACCCTCCCTGCCTTGTCGTTTAGGGATCTTTCCAACCTGGACTTTTTGAATCTTCAGAGTGGTCAGCTGGTGACGATTGACCCTCAGGCTTTGAAAGGACTTAGGTCACTTGCCCATATCCACCTTGAGCGAAATCGCCTGCGTACGCTACCAGCCACAGTCTTCCAGAACACACCTAACCTTGCGTCGCTGAGTCTGCACAACAACCAGCTCACTCGTATTGAGGAAAGACTGTTTGCAGGGCTCTCGAACATGTGGCTTCTCAACCTAGGCTGGAACTCAATAGCGGTTTTACCTGAGACAGTTTTCCAGGACCTGCAGGGTTTGCGGGAGCTCATTCTTGCAGGGAACCGACTTGCTTACTTACAGCCACAGCTTTTCCAAAACCTCATTGAGCTGAAAGAGTTGGATCTGACAGGAAATTACCTCCGAGTTATCAAAGCCAATGTGTTTGTTAAACTCACCAAGCTGCAAAAGCTGTACCTTGCCCAGAATCAGATTGTGACGGTGGTACCAAGAGCATTCGGAGGCATGAAGGCACTACGATGGCTGGATCTCACGAACAACAGACTGACTTCTCTCCACGACGAAACTTTCTTTAGCTTGCACAGTCTTCACGTTCTGCGTCTTTCCAACAACTCCATCACTGGAATCAGACCCAGGACTTTCCGGGATCTGCCGTACTTGGAAGAGCTACGACTCAGCTACAACAAAATCCGAGCCTTGGGGGAAAGGATCTTCGAAGGACTTGGTCATCTGGAGGTCCTGGAGCTTGAGCACAACCAAGTGCAAGAAGCCCAAGTGGGTAGTTTCACTGGCCTCCCTCATGTGGCTGTCATCAACCTGGCTGGAAGCTGCTTCCACAGTCTGCCAGACCAAGTGTTCAAAGGTCTGTCCAAGCTCCACAGCCTCCATCTTGACAGAGGTTGCCTCACAAGGATCACAACTCATGCTTTCACAGGACTCTCCGGTCTACGGAGGCTTTTCTTGCAGCACAACAACATCTCAGTGGTGGAACGCCAGAGCTTTGTGGACCTGGTGGGCCTACTGGGGCTGGACTTGAGTTTCAACAAGTTAGAGGTTCTTACATCCCATACATTCTCAGGCCTCAAGAATTTGGAGTACTTGCTGTTGTCCAACAATGAATGTCGACAGTTTTTGCAGAACGGCACCACGCAGTTACTCCCAAGGATGCGCTATCTGGACCTGAGGGCGAACGCCTTGACAAGTGTGGTTCCAGATTTCCCAGAGAGCATGGAAAAGCTGTTGCTGTCTGGGAATCGCTGGAAATGTGACTGCGGCGCCTTGCCACTCAGGAACTACAGTTTAAGGAATCCATTGGTGATACCTCGGCAAGTGGAGACCCACGCAGAgggtgaagaacctgatacaaCTATCACCATATACAACAACATCACATGCACCAGTCCACCACGTCTAGCTGGTCAAGACCTGCGGGATATTGATAATGAACAATTCCAGGGCTGCTAG
- the LOC117832438 gene encoding uncharacterized protein LOC117832438: MELNHSSCWDSIQEKVRPHIPTIDSDDRSSSDNEEMITLYQRPAGLSLKVPEDFDSFSMGDDNFELLKPAAHTPWSEETLDDADDADADEIFKGPPETQNYTQCVNTDAEGDACEGAVMDWNRAKQASVKENVVNKKSNEGFPVLSFARLDQWNLDHVLQDLKEGGPPRRNCVLAKPMETHAGDDKVRSEGNIMERLTAFFKSQSTQSVSEPLKSPNHIRENNTWIKSSNLQLSNQDCPTVHIDLHRPDPLTKNPKTSLPANNLQVQTESRVGSREVTGKSMLLRKIREMKSSGSSPPMMHSDSLFSVQEKLPHPVESTSSHEVHHPREEEQSPHAQSELRTTKMNSPKATQQSVIEEPKQENNQHRQQIGPTLQQEHRKILKQLRKHCPTMSVNKRQPSAEKTDILCHIEASYLQPFSTLPADTGSKGRMVLIVNLSSPGVVGDRAHVYPAATKSHIYNTLVAWFLSLVGPESRHAEEVGTEVPFWVAGLQQLWTEDGLALHVLAVAHRCYTPKKKQRDIHMPFYNHVCRFLSESTLPLIAPWLPQLQSLLGRQSYAPTIHLPATRLSSFISTNSQKKLIDQTFGVSPGFYWQTVEPQENVCKGRDTNQELHTEVSVSLGCEAVFLNPLKTHYTLQLVLDSGLDVCGLRLLYPPHSLLSDRTGAEAVTQATDETCHPVLAMAVRGAHAHLVLKDLTTYYNQCRSQYPLFLSSPLLVNQVHRELCLWFSGRLTRKSAQAKMQHPDGTVPPHKTNKGSMFNSCRSPSSLCATTKADLLLMVSPVAPPCCYGQVLAVCERRGFGLMGLQRLEVQRHWASVLGLNNQQTPVFCSTHNVVLDQKTQEPSLCLVLMLRKENAVHHSVRLPAALMRELEAQKHLGCIHERLDLAPTVEPALCFHTVPYSADLFHIFVRCMWAVPDPSHVTLSRHKCSSTLDMEQVVILALVGKDLSQDLILLHRVLTDRSKGGAFQLLGLKFLPALTRPQAQELTPYEVGEQLYNDSVNKLTSSPALVCALSRVEAFASLRTLLPHDYPANIRVLASATPEVAFRQASVFFLEHEMTPAPQIQLTVCLFKPTIWQHALTKTVHKLQLNGLVLVGLRVFTLDKSTAAYVLPSGNESADLEAQVEDLCSGSSLALCLEGEDAVRRLLGVLGRPDMASSYDEIYGSGSYQTAIEDVKKLFPEGLCCSETSTLRQEQILRVCSDSLASVEREQRCTLASVAHEHQTLFMDLGPHKGSLIHRARWQTTCLLIAFDAPPLSRAPSQLELLEQLLRSGCYLVAGRMSVLDNEQRKHIAEIVQVSSGGNERMAQFDIAPCLILALQGDTVVTCFDTLLDSIIKERPDLEKVSKTVMYPESEKEAEKLICFLFDALSSESSHNIVPQGSNLCTCT, encoded by the exons ATGGAACTGAATCATTCGTCGTGTTGGGATTCAATCCAGGAGAAAGTGAGGCCACATATTCCAACAATTGACTCTGATGATCGCTCCTCG TCTGATAATGAAGAGATGATCACTTTATATCAAAGACCAGCTGGTCTGTCCCTGAAGGTCCCTGAAGACTTTGACAGTTTTTCAATGGGTGATGATAACTTCGAG CTGTTAAagcctgcagcacacacaccctGGTCTGAAGAGACTCtggatgatgctgatgatgctgatgctgatgaAATATTCAAAGGCCCTCCTGAAACACAGAATTACACACAATGCGTAAACACTGATGCTGAG GGAGATGCTTGTGAAGGAGCTGTTATGGACTGGAACAGAGCCAAACAAGCTTCTGTGAAAGAAAATGTGGTCAACAAAAAATCGAATGAGGGCTTTCCTGTTCTCTCTTTTGCG AGGCTTGACCAGTGGAATTTAGACCATGTCCTGCAAGATCTGAAGGAAGGTGGACCCCCTCGACGAAACTGTGTGTTGGCTAAACCTATGGAAACACATGCAG GTGACGACAAAGTCAGATCTGAGGGAAATATAATGGAGAGACTGACTGCTTTCTTTAAAAGTCAGTCAACTCAGTCTGTGTCAGAGCCTCTGAAAAGTCCAAACCACATCAG AGAGAATAATACTTGGATTAAGTCGTCAAATCTGCAGCTGAGCAACCAGGATTGTCCCACTGTTCACATTGACCTGCATCGCCCTGATCCTTTAACAAAAAACCCTAAAACATCACTACCTGCAAATAATCTTCAAGTGCAGACTGAATCCCGAGTGGGGAGCAG GGAAGTGACTGGCAAGAGTATGCTGCTGCGGAAAATAAGGGAGATGAAAAGCAGTGGAAGTAGTCCACCGATGATGCATTCAGATTCCTTATTTTCAGTGCAAGAGAAGCTACCTCATCCTGTAGAGTCTACAAGTAGCCATGAGGTGCACCAtccaagagaagaagaacaatcTCCACATGCACAGTCTGAGCTCAGAACAACAAAGATGAATAGCCCAAAAGCAACTCAACAAAGTGTAATCGAAGAACCCAAGCAGGAGAA TAACCAACACAGGCAACAAATTGGGCCGACTTTGCAACAAGAACACCGAAAAATTCTTAAGCAACTGAGAAAACATTGTCCAACTATGTCTGTCAACAAGAGGCAGCCATCTGCTGAAAAAACTGATATTCTCTGTCATATT GAAGCATCCTATCTCCAGCCATTCAGCACACTTCCAGCAGATACAGGAAGTAAAGGGCGTATGGTGCTGATAGTCAACCTCTCCAGTCCTGGTGTGGTTGGTGACAGAGCTCATGTGTATCCAGCTGCAACCAAATCACACATCTACAACACTTTGGTGGCCTGGTTTCTGTCCTTA GTTGGCCCAGAGTCACGTCATGCTGAAGAGGTTGGTACTGAAGTTCCATTCTGGGTGGCAGGACTTCAGCAGCTGTGGACAGAAGACGGGCTGGCTTTGCATGTTTTAGCGGTGGCTCATCGCTGTTATACACCAAAG AAAAAGCAGAGAGACATCCACATGCCCTTTTACAACCACGTATGCAGGTTCCTCTCTGAGAGCACACTCCCTCTTATTGCCCCCTGGCTCCCTCAGCTCCAGTCCCTGCTGGGTCGACAGTCTTATGCTCCAACCATCCACCTACCCGCTACTCGTTTAAGTTCCTTTATCTCTACCAACTCCCAAAAAAAG CTTATAGATCAGACATTTGGTGTGAGTCCAGGGTTTTACTGGCAGACAGTGGAGCCTCAGGAGAATGTTTGTAAGGGGAGAGATACCAACCAGGAGCTGCACACAGAG GTATCAGTTTCTCTTGGTTGCGAAGCTGTCTTCCTGAATCCACTCAAAACACACTACACTCTTCAGCTCGTTCTTGACTCTGGATTGGATGTGTGCGGCCTACGGCTCCTTTACCCACCACACAGCCTCCTTAGTGACAGAACTG GAGCTGAAGCAGTCACACAGGCAACTGATGAGACCTGCCATCCCGTTCTTGCCATGGCTGTTCGAGGCGCTCATGCCCACTTGGTTTTGAAAGACTTAACTACTTACTATAACCAGTGCAGAAGTCAATATCCTTTATTCTTGTCCTCGCCTTTACTAGTGAATCAGGTCCACAGGGAGCTGTGCTTGTGGTTTTCAGGGAGACTTACACGAAAAAGTGCTCAAGCAAAGATGCAACATCCAGACGG AACTGTACCcccacacaaaacaaacaaaggcagCATGTTCAACTCATGCAGATcaccttcctctctgtgtgctaCAACAAAAG CTGACTTGCTCCTCATGGTATCTCCTGTTGCGCCACCGTGTTGCTATGGTCAAGTTCTGGCTGTGTGTGAGCGCAGAGGTTTTGGTCTTATGGGGCTGCAGAGGCTGGAGGTTCAGAGGCATTGGGCATCGGTCCTTGGACTTAATAACCAGCAG aCACCTGTATTCTGCAGTACACACAATGTGGTCCTAGATCAGAAGACGCAGGAGCCCTCCCTCTGCCTGGTGTTGATGCTGAGGAAAGAAAATGCAGTCCACCATAGTGTTCGTCTACCAGCAG cactGATGAGAGAACTGGAGGCACAAAAGCATCTGGGCTGCATCCACGAAAGACTAGACTTGGCTCCTACAGTAGAGCCAGCCTTGTGTTTCCATACTGTGCCTTACAGCGCTGACCTCTTCCACATCTTTG ttaGATGCATGTGGGCCGTGCCTGATCCTTCCCATGTGACTCTGTCCCGCCACAAGTGTTCCTCCACCCTTGACATGGAGCAGGTGGTGATTTTGGCCTTGGTTGGAAAGGACTTGAGCCAAGACCTGATCCTCCTACACAGAGTGCTGACAGACAGGTCAAAAG gtggtGCTTTTCAGCTCCTCGGCTTGAAGTTTCTGCCTGCATTAACCCGACCTCAGGCTCAGGAGCTGACTCCATACGAGGTGGGAGAGCAGCTCTATAACGACAGCGTGAATAAGCTGACGTCCTCTCCAGCCCTAGTGTGTGCTCTTAGCCGGGTCGAGGCATTTGCTTCACTGAGGACACTCCTGCCACACGATTACCCTGCTAACATCAGAGTCCTGGCGTCAGCCACACCTGAAGTCGCTTTTAGACAAGCTTCTGTCTTCTTCCTTGAGCATGAGATGACTCCCG CTCCACAGATACAGCTCACTGTGTGCCTCTTCAAGCCCACAATCTGGCAGCACGCTCTGACTAAAACAGTCCACAAACTCCAGCTGAATGGTCTCGTGTTGGTGGGCCTGCGTGTGTTCACTCTGGACAAAAGCACTGCCGCCTACGTGCTGCCTTCAGGAAAT GAGTCTGCAGATTTGGAGGCTCAGGTGGAGGACCTGTGTTCTGGCTCCTCATTGGCTCTCTGTCTTGAGGGGGAGGATGCTGTGAGGCGGCTACTGGGTGTGCTGGGCCGCCCTGACATGGCTTCTTCATATGATGAAATCTATG GCTCAGGATCGTACCAAACAGCCATTGAGGATGTGAAGAAGCTTTTTCCAGAGgggctctgctgctctgagacCAGCACACTGAGACAGGAGCAG ATACTCAGAGTTTGCTCAGACTCTTTAGCCTCTGTGGAGCGGGAGCAGAGGTGTACACTGGCCTCTGTTGCTCATGAGCATCAGACACTTTTTATGGACTTAGGACCACATAAAG GGTCCCTGATACACAGAGCTCGCTGGCAGACAACCTGTCTGCTGATAGCTTTCGATGCTCCGCCCCTCAGCCGAGCGCCTTCCCAGCTGGAACTGCTGGAGCAGCTGCTGAGGTCAGGCTGCTATCTGGTGGCAGGGAGGATGAGCGTGCTGGATAATGAGCAGAGGAAACATATCGCTGAGATAGTGCAGGTTTCATCAGGAGGAAATGAAAGG ATGGCCCAGTTTGACATTGCACCCTGTCTCATCCTGGCTCTGCAAGGGGACACGGTCGTGACCTGCTTTGACACACTCCTTGATAG CATCATCAAGGAGAGGCCAGACCTAGAAAAAGTGAGCAAAACGGTGATGTACCCTGAGAGTGAAAAAGAG GCTGAGAAGCtgatctgcttcctgtttgatgCCTTGTCTTCAGAGAGCTCTCATAACATTGTGCCTCAAGGTTCAAATCTGTGCACATGTACATGA